One Rissa tridactyla isolate bRisTri1 chromosome 4, bRisTri1.patW.cur.20221130, whole genome shotgun sequence DNA window includes the following coding sequences:
- the ARL2BP gene encoding ADP-ribosylation factor-like protein 2-binding protein: METSDEENFGVAISSPSDAEFDAVVGYLEDIIMDDDFQLIQRTFMEKHYQEFDDSEENKLIYTSIFNEYISLVEKYIEEKLLDRIPGFNMTAFTMSLQQHKDEMAGDIFDMLLTFTDFLAFKEMFLDYRAEKEGRSLDLSSGLVVTSLNKSSISSS; encoded by the exons ATGGAGACTTCTGATGAAGAAAACTTTGGTGTAGCTAT ctcCTCCCCTTCTGACGCAGAGTTTGATGCAGTTGTTGGGTATCTGGAGGATATCATAATGG ATGATGATTTCCAGTTAATACAGAGGACTTTTATGGAGAAGCACTACCAGGAGTTTGATGactcagaagaaaacaagctCATCTATACttctatttttaatgaatat atttctttagTAGAAAAATACATCGAAGAAAAATTGCTTGATCGGATTCCTGGTTTTAATATGACTGCTTTCACAATGTCATTGCA ACAGCACAAAGATGAAATGGCAGGTGATATATTTGATATGCTTCTCACATTTACTGACTTTCTGGctttcaaagaaatgtttttggATTACAGAGCT gAAAAGGAAGGTCGAAGTCTGGATTTAAGCAGTGGGTTAGTGGTGACTTCATTAAACAAATCATCAATATCCTCCTCCTAG